The Tumebacillus amylolyticus DNA segment CAAGCAACAGATGGTCTACAAACATGCGATCTCGACGTTTACCCCGATGAAGAATGTAAGTTTCCACGCTGCTGAGTAAAAGGCAAGCGTTCTCTATAGAGAAGGCTTGGGAAGCGTTCCGTTGTGAACGCTTCTTTTTTTATTTTGCAGTGAAGATGGCAAGACTAAAGCGGTGAGGAGGCGTTGACATGGACAATCACCGTGAGTCGGTCGAACACATTTTTGAGATTTTGAACAACGTCAAAGCCGAAGAACTGCCGGTCTCTGATGCTGTTGATTCGTTGGCCTACTGGTTCCACGAAGCGTTCCAGAGCGGCGAGATTTCCGTCGAGCCCTCGGACGCAACCGACGAGATGATCAACGGCGAGGACATTTGGACGTGAAAAAAAGGAGGTGAGCTTACGGGCTCACCTCTTTTTTTACCCGCTTCATCAGCCAAATGAGATCGGTACGCTGCGGCCTTTGTTTTGGGGTTGTGGTTTTTTGGCAGGGCCTTTGCCGCCTGCTTTCAAGATGCGAATCTCCAGCAAGCCGTTTTTGTACGTCGCGCGCGCCTGTTGCGGACGGACGCGAGCAGGGAGGGAGACCGTGCGTTCAAACGAGCCTCGGAAGCGTTCGTTGAGGTAGAAACGCTCATCCTTGATCGCCGAGAAGCGTCCGGCGAGCGACCCGGAGAGGGTGAGGGCGTCCGGTTTGATGTTCAGGTTGACGTCTCCCGCTTTTTCAAGACCGGGGACTTCGACGATGGCGACGACTTCTTGCTGAGTTTCGTAGATATCGATGCGGGGGTAGACCCCCGTCGTTTTGTTATCGAACAACTGTTTGCCAAACATCTGCTCCCAGTCCATGTCGTGAAAAGTTTTCATTTCGTTGTTCGGCATCTGACTCATGATGTTTTGAAAAAATTGCGGTCCGAACATCTTCCGCAATTGATCGTTGAGTCCGGCGAGGGAGCGGAATCCGTCCATCGGATTGTTCATGCGCTGGCACACCTCCATTCACTTCACAGCCTATGTTGGATTCGAAAAAATAGTGTTGACAAACGCGTGCAAAGTCGATATTATAGAACTCGTCACCTCGGAAGATTGCCTGCGAGGGAGAACACACAGGGGCATAGTTCAGTTGGTAGAACGTCGGTCTCCAAAACCGAATGTCGTGGGTTCAAGTCCTGCTGCCCCTGCCATTTTAGAAAATAGAGCTTGCATGACAAGCTACGATGTGATATACTGAATCTCGTTCTCTTCTATTGGGGAGTCGCCAAGCGGTAAGGCAACGGACTTTGACTCCGTCATGCGAAGGTTCGATCCCTTCCTCCCCAGCCATGAATCACTTCACAGTGAGCGGA contains these protein-coding regions:
- a CDS encoding Hsp20/alpha crystallin family protein, with translation MNNPMDGFRSLAGLNDQLRKMFGPQFFQNIMSQMPNNEMKTFHDMDWEQMFGKQLFDNKTTGVYPRIDIYETQQEVVAIVEVPGLEKAGDVNLNIKPDALTLSGSLAGRFSAIKDERFYLNERFRGSFERTVSLPARVRPQQARATYKNGLLEIRILKAGGKGPAKKPQPQNKGRSVPISFG